The genomic segment AAGCTCTTAAGAGTGGGAACCAATCAGGTGAGCTAACATCTTTTGGCAGAACATGCTGTTATATTCCAAGGtccataaatttttaaaatcgtTATAATTCGGGTAGTTGACAATTTTGTCGATTATGCTATAGTGCCTCTAGTATGAAATAGTGGCATTGTGGATGCCCAAGAAAATAATAAACACTTTAGTCGGCGAACTTGCAAACTCTTGGCATGCAGGTAAGAGGTACTCTTTGCCATGCTTTGGTATGATATTTTGGGAAGCCATTACACAATATCTGTGAACTATATTATCCACAGATTTAACCTGTGTAATATGGATTCAACTTATCTGTTGCATATGGGTCTCATTAGCAGAATCTGATTTgagtttcataaaaattttcgaaCCATGAATCCACTGACCAGTTGAACGGAATAATGTGACACATATGGCATACGTACTTTTTTCTATAAAATCAACACTGATCAATCTATAGAGACTTGGGGGTTTATATAAGTTTTCGAAGTTTGAACTATATCAACTTTGTATATctatttattcatttttaatctGTTTTTCCTTGGGTCCACACTTTTCAGCTTTATTTATACAAATTCAGAAGGTTTTATTGATATGCCATGATGACTTTGATTTATTTCTAGGGAAACATGTTATAAGTTCCTACAACTTTCACAGTTTCTCAATATCGCTAAACAATACGAATCACTTTGTTGATCACTTCTTTGTACATTTAAAAGATTTCAATTGCTCAAAAATCTAGGAAAATAACTTTAAAAAATCATGGGATTGCTTCACATGTAACCTCTTAAAAtttgctttttttaaaaaaaatctacaatTTAATATCCAAGAAACTTGGCTTGTCAATAAATGTTACTTGTTTTATGTTTACCCCATTTATACTTTTATAGACTCGTATTGCGATCGACTTCTTTCCACCATATGCATGACTTGCTGAATTCTTGTGAGATGTATTCAAAGAGCCATTACAATTAATATAAGTTAGCATTCAAAACCGCATAATTTGTGGGAAAGCCTCTAGAAACTTGTACAATAGCATGGTGTTCCTTGTCGAGGTTTGGAAAGGTGGTTTACTTTCTGGTCTTGGCAATTAGGGGTGCAACTGGGGAATGGGATGCTGAATATGATCTGGCTACTATGATCTAGATGACCCCTAACTGCAAATAGGCAGATTGGCAAATtgtgaaaatcaaattatatatatgtatgtatgtgtgtgtgtgtgtgtatatatatatatatacacatatgtgtgtacatatatgtatatatacatatgtgtgtacatatatgtgcgtctatatatatatatatatatatatatatatatatatatatatatgcattcctAAGGCATATGCCTCCAATTAGCAACTTTCTGCTTGTACCATGCACTTGGATCTGGAACCACAGAGCAGCTTTGGtccattttgctttgaatgtggTGGTGGTATCAATTCTGTCGGTTCATTGGGCTAATGTTAGTTCtatttgattgataatataCCTTATCATTTTAGCAGTGATTGCATGAATTGTTGATTTGATCATGATATTTCTTTGAATGTGACACTTTGTGCTCTTCTGCAGATACCAGGCCTCATCCGACGACCACAGTAATAGAAGACGAGACTTTAAGTTTTTCACCAGAGATAACATCACTGAGTTACAAATTTTCACAGGGCAGTTGTTTGTGAACATCGTTCCATATAAAAAGCTTTATCAGAGATGTACAATGCAACAAAAAGGCTTTGGCTTCAATTTCTTTACGCTCATGGTGCTGTGATTAAGCCCTGTAAAGAATCTGTCACTACTTACCGCCCCCGGCATTGGCTTCTGCTTGCAGAACTTATTAGGagttttctgaatttatatATCATAAATCCCGGATTTGTAGGAAACACTTGCCGAATCCAGAGACTGAAAACTCGAAGAACCTATGAGAAGGTATATGTGTATTTTGACAGATCAATTACATCTTATGATGCTAAATATGCTAATAATGCATAACCACGGCAATTTGACATCGCCAAGGTATGGTCACCAGACAGCCGGAGGATTCCGAGATCAATGGTTACCTATTTTCTCAGTTATTTGGGTAGCAAAATTATAGTGTTCAACTCAGCTCTATCAACCTTTCCCTTGGACCAAATCATGCAGCCAGCCAACCAACTCGTATGAGGGTTAAAGTCCTGCAGCCACCTAATCCTAATTGGCCATCATCCACCATGAAAAAATGCACAAAAGTACACGACTATGTCCTCGGCTGGTCTCACCTTTGTCACTTGGGGCAAGAGGTCAGGAATTCGATTCCGGTTTAAATGTATTACACCTTTTCGCCCTTAAAAAATGAAATCCAGACTGTTTTAAGATTCAACCGTCCGAATCTGTATCATCCTAGAGACAGCATAGCATGCCGCCACCAACTTAAAAGGAAAAAGTGCACCAGAAGAAGATCCATCCACAAATTCATGGGGCGACCAAAAAATTGTTTAAGATATTGCTGAGAATGTTATTACAAAGGTACTGCACGAGTACATCTTGCACAAAACAATGCCTCGGCAAGAGGCACAAATAATAGTAACCCCAAACAAAAATATACCATATCCCTGGCTTTCCCGCTCGGATTGGATATCAGATATTTTATTAGCCAATAGATTTCCCACCCAAACATGATTTATGATGATGTGGATTCCTTGAGATAAGCAATCAGATCTGCACGCTCTTGAGGCTTCTTCAGACCAGGGAAAACCATCTTTGTACCAGGAATATACTGCACATAAAAGGGGGAGTCCGTGAGTTGTATTTTAACCTTTTCGAAAAGCTCAGAGAGCTGGAAAGATAAGTCAGGCAAATGATTAAAAAATGTTAAACCAAAATTGAAGTAGGCAATCAGGGCTCCTTTCTAGTATTGAAAAAAGATCACCCTTCAAGAGAGCGCGGTTTAAAAAGACATGCCTTCTATGCCCCACAAACTGCTCCACCATGATCGTAGTGTTTGGTTATATACATCTCCAGGAAGATTGGGAGTGCATGCTTTTACAGTGTTAATtacatataaaattttaattggcTTCCACTAAAAAATGTTGACATATCCCACACCATGTCTTCTGACTCTTACCAAGCAATGCAGCATttaattatggcatttatgttCTTTAGGAATCGGACAAACCCCAAGCTTACTTGAATGTTTTGTTAGTGTTTTATACATAATATACTATGTGAAGCATTATATCTTTCATAACGAGCTCTCAAAGTAATCTTACCTTAGCTAGAAACATATGTAATTACTTCACAAATACAGGCACGTGTGCATACCATGTGAAGCGTTATATCTTTCATAACGAGCTCTCAAAGTAATCATACATTAGCTAGAAACATGTGTAATTACTTCATAAATACATGCACATGTGTGCAAAATCATCCACCAAAATGGCATGCCAATTTATGATGGCCCCGTTACCCTTTATATCTTTCCTTGAACAAACAATTACAAGGCCATGAAATCTATAACCCACCCAAATGTAGTAAATGACCCCTTGTTAATCCCGGCCATTTTGAGGGCCCACAAATATAATATGACTCAGATTTAGACAAAGTGAATCCCCCAACATGACATAAATATTCCCAGGCATGATCTTATATATACAGGCCACTTGCCTAACAATAAAAACACAAGAACAAAGATTTGCAGAATCATCAAGAAAAGGCACAGAAATGGCTGCCAATAGTAATTTATTCGCTGAATCAAATCAGCACACGAGATGCGTTGCAGACCATattgaagaattaaatcaattcaaacaacatacatggATTTCAGAGCAAGAGAAAAAAGTTGGTAATGAAATGTTGAACGTAACTGGCAACGAACcacattaaaaaagaaaagctacaCAATTATTATTAGTGGAAAAGTGGTATGTTGCACAAGGCACTGCATatctaaccaaaaaaaaaacacattcaGGTTCCACTTTATCAGTACTATGAACCTAAACAACCAACCATCTCAATCATCTGACAAGCATAATTAAAAACTCAAATTAGCCACTCAATCTTAATCAAGTCTCCTAAATTTCATTTTGAGGTTAGGGACAAACCTCATAATAGTCAATCATACCCAGCAACATCATCACACCCTATAACTCTTCAGAAAAGCACTAAAAAAATTCGTGCTTACGCATTATATTACGTCATATGTATAGTTTTGATTTTAGGTTACTGACATACCTTCTTAGGATTAAGTAGGTAGTCATATAAAGTTGATTCCTCCCATATCACAGCCATGTTCTTGTTCGCAGTAGAGTAAGAATAACCGGGGGTGGTACCGGATTGCCTCCCAAAAAGACCATTCAAGTTAGGACCTACAAATATTGATGAACTTTGGTCAAATTTCTAAGCACATTTCTGATTTATTAGACGGTAAACATAttggaaaaataattataagaCAAAAGGATACAAATGGTACAATTAATGAAGAGATAAAATATTAAACAGAAATTATGCCATGCACTAAATTATTCATTTCCATCAAAGCAACAAAGATTTGTCGAACACAGCTATTATCAAGCATATGCACACTTATGATACTACTACAGGGAAACCTTCACGTGCAAAATTGAAGCACGAGCTTGTTCGACTATATACACAAGTAAACTAATATCTGCCGATTAGGGAACTCTCTAGCTACAGGCGCCATACAATATCctgagtgaaaaaaaaaatctttccatCTCACTTGGTTTCCCCTTCTTCTGCTTCCTCAGTCAAATTTGCACGCTTAATGGTATCTTTCACATCCACATACAAGACATCAGGTGGAAGTTGCCACTGAGATCCAAATAAGGAAATGATACCAGGAAACATCATTCTGGATATAAACTAAATCATGTATTACGGTTTACCTCTATACCACTACAAGCAAACCACATAATATCAACAGCATTAACAAACTCTATAGAGTGATATGCGATTCAGTTTTAAAAGAAAGCTCGTAAATAAATCAATACAACCATTACGTTTAAAGAAGCATCACCAGAATCGCCAAATCCATACACTATACAATGAAAATAATAGGACCAATGCAgtgaataaaacaaaaaaagatcGAATAGATCACAAGATGGTCGGACCACTACATAATCATAACCGAACCAGCATATTGCACATAGCTCCTGATCGCTTAGATTAGCTGAGGAAGAAAGCATCAATTCGGACAATCAAATGAGACAACGgaatatttaaaaaaacaaaCCAAAAAACATCGATCGATCCTATGAGTTTTACATTATccaaaaacatagaagaaaatGGAATGACTCGAAAGAAGAGCGAACAGAATCTCGAAACAAACATGGATCAATATTGCAAGTTCATGAATTTTTCTCAAAACTCATGAAAATGATGTCAATCTCAAGAGTAATCAGTGGACATTGAAGCAgcaatatatcaatatattacaACCGACAGCAACCATCAGAAACTACGAGTTCTCAATTAACCAAGAACCAAGGAAAACGATATGAATCTCAAGAGAATTCGACAAAACCTTGAAACAAAGGTAGATCAAAGAAAAtcgaatataaaaataaaaaataaaagcatcGACATTGGAAAAAACAAACCCGAGAGAGACCCGAAAAAAAGAAACTATGCCTTCAAATAAAGAAGAGAACATATATCGGACAGGGAGATCTAACCTTGCTTGTGACCGGCTCCTTTCTCCACGGTGTGGCACTGAGCGCACTTCATCTTGAAGATCTTCTCCCCGGATTTCTGATTGCCGGGCGGAGCCTCCGCGAACGTCGCCATTTCTCTCAAGAATGCCTCGGATAAATcgatctagggttagggtttcctcTCCTCCCTAACAAAGACGGCGAGATGACCGATTCCGAAAGGAAGAAGCCCTCGATCCGGGGCCGGCGGCACGATTCCTTAAATAGCCACGCGTTATGAACCTAATGACTGAAATGCCCCTCGAGCTTTTGCTCCCGTTTTATGAGTCGAATGTAGGGAATTAGAAGATTTAGTTGGGGGTATTTTTCGAGATTGATGACGAGCCTAGAAGCCCTGGTGGAGAAGAGGGCCGTGTGGTTGGTAGATACAAGGAGCTGGCTCTTATAGATGCAATATTGACCGTTTGATCCATGAAACCACATGATAAGCCCGCCTGATGCTTACCGGcgcgtttggttcgcggaaaaagaagggaaaaaagtgtggtcaacaaaaaagtaatgagatgcatcTTGTTtcgttggagttttcaaaaaagagaaatggaaaaattgtatttccatgggaatatgatttgcACATTTCATCGAAAAGTTTTTCCCATGAGGCAGGAATCactccatatttattttttttcaaaatgccccttcagcattaaagagacattaaaaacctaatttttattaagggtataataggaattacacataacttttccaggaaagtggatggtcaaccaaacataagcactctgaaaattCGTCATTTTCccatgtttaaccaaacataccaaaagtacaTTTCCAGGCATTCTCTTTCTACGAATCTTCTTCCCAGgtatcatattcctaggaggaaaaatgcttcccgcgaaccaaacgagtcttACGTGTTTGGTGCGGTCGGACTGGAAGAACTTTAAAGAGCTAAGGCCGGAAGAacttttagaagtagagctttctTAAATATAGCTTTTATAAAAACCCATTTGATATTTGGtgactatatttttaaagtaatgtggcactttaacatgcgTTAAACAAACTGAAAATGTACTTTTGGTATAACAAAATAATCATAAAGAACATTACATATTATTATCCAAcagagtataataaaatataatatatattaatacataaatatatgatatagtataatattactataatataatataatattattataatatagtaatataatattgtatactatagcataataatttaatataatattaaattatttaatataacatatcaatgttgTTAGGATCCCATGCATGCTGCAGAAAATATCAGAAATATTCAATGCACAGCGAAAAGGCATGCGCGAGATCccattcatcacatgaacgtattttaaaaccgtcgtttgtagatagattaggattaaatacttttaaaccattttataagaagatcatatcttcatcttgtgcgggtagatgatcaccgcaaactgatgatcgtggtatttgatggagattcgattgaagccgcacactcgtccgacctctacaggtatccacacgaggcagaggaccgatcGAAACTttcgtatctccccggggtgctagtttCCTTGCaaagatggcttttgatggctgaaatcctctcctttgaatcaactcttgattgccttgagaggagaaagaagaaggaagagccaaggaagaagatctaaAGGCCCttttgc from the Phoenix dactylifera cultivar Barhee BC4 chromosome 14, palm_55x_up_171113_PBpolish2nd_filt_p, whole genome shotgun sequence genome contains:
- the LOC103704775 gene encoding cytochrome c-like, with the protein product MATFAEAPPGNQKSGEKIFKMKCAQCHTVEKGAGHKQGPNLNGLFGRQSGTTPGYSYSTANKNMAVIWEESTLYDYLLNPKKYIPGTKMVFPGLKKPQERADLIAYLKESTSS